The Limnochordia bacterium nucleotide sequence CCAGCTGTTCTTTGATCCTCTTGACTTCATCCTTACCTAAATCCTTTACATTCTTACCGTCAACACCCCGTAACTCTATGTAACGGATGCCGTTTTTCTCCAACTCATCCATCTGCACCGTCAAATCAGGGTGAATCTCATCGGCAAAAGCACTCAAAGTGACCATAGTAGCTCTCCTTCCTCAAATTATTCTTGTATATGAACCACTACGAGCAGACCTGTAGATGGCTTCAATCACTTGAATTGCCCTTTTCCCTTCCTCTCCACAAACATAGGGATCACGGTCAGCCAAGACTGCATCCACAAACTCCTCAATCAGTGGTGCATGGCCTGTACCATAGTAACGTTTACCTAGGAATTCCCCGCATTCGCCCGGGGCAACATCTACCTTAACAGCCCGTCCTTCTTCTTGTTTTATCCATTCCTTGATCTGGGTACCCTCCACAATAACACTTGCCCGATCCCCAAACAGTTCTAACCTTTGGGCAAACCCAGGAAAAGCACAATTGGTAGCGGAGAAAACACACCGCGTACCACTGGAGAAATGTAACACCACCGTAGCCACATCCTCCACTTCAATATCGTGGTTAATGGTTGCCACATCAGCTAGGACACCGTCAACGGGCCCTAATAGGTGCAGAAGAAGGTCCAAGCTATGAATGGCCTGGTTGATCAGTACTCCACCACCTTCGGTAGCCCAATATCCCCGCCATGCATCACCATCGTAGTACTCTTGGCTTCGATACCAATAAACCTGGGCTGCTGCGAATAGGAGTTTGCCCATCTGGCCGGTCTTCACGGCCTGGACGATTTCCCTAGTGGAGTAATTGAAGCGGTGTTGAAAACAAACCCCAAGTCGCACACCGGCCCGCTTACAGGCATCAATCATATCTTGGCAATCCTGCTGGCTAATTGCCATAGGTTTTTCCACTAAGACATGCTTGCCACATGCGGCGGCAGCAACACACATGGGAGCATGCAAGTAATGAGGAGTACAAATGCTAACCGCATCAATATTCTCTTGCTCAAGCATCCTTTGGTAATCCGTATACACTTCCTGAACACCAAATTCGGCTGCTAGTTTCTGTGCCCTTTCCTCAATAGTATCGCAGACTGCAACAAGCTCTGCGTTTTCACATCTTGTTAGTACCGTTGCATGGGTCGGCGCAATAACACCACACCCAATCAGGCCAAACCGTAGCTTCCTAGACAACA carries:
- a CDS encoding Gfo/Idh/MocA family oxidoreductase, whose product is MSRKLRFGLIGCGVIAPTHATVLTRCENAELVAVCDTIEERAQKLAAEFGVQEVYTDYQRMLEQENIDAVSICTPHYLHAPMCVAAAACGKHVLVEKPMAISQQDCQDMIDACKRAGVRLGVCFQHRFNYSTREIVQAVKTGQMGKLLFAAAQVYWYRSQEYYDGDAWRGYWATEGGGVLINQAIHSLDLLLHLLGPVDGVLADVATINHDIEVEDVATVVLHFSSGTRCVFSATNCAFPGFAQRLELFGDRASVIVEGTQIKEWIKQEEGRAVKVDVAPGECGEFLGKRYYGTGHAPLIEEFVDAVLADRDPYVCGEEGKRAIQVIEAIYRSARSGSYTRII